The Desulfonatronospira thiodismutans ASO3-1 DNA segment GAATCTTAGATATGGCGGCTACCAAGAACATGCTAAATCTCAAGGAAGCAGTCCAAAAGTTAACCAGAACAAATTTTCGTATTTCTCCTCACTTATTATCCACTCTACTAAACAAGCACTATGCTAAATATTAGAAACCTATCCTCAGGTTTGAGCATGTTCGAGACTCCCAATAAGCGCTCCCAAATGCCCAATATAAGTGACTGGGGACAGTCCCCTTGCCTGTTTTTATAGTAGATTTTAGGAAGGTTTTGTCTAATATCAACTTTAACACAAAAGTAGGCATTTCCAGATTGTTCTTGCCAGGCATCTTGAGCTGTATTATCAAACGAAATCATGTCTAAAATTAAGCAAGCTCACGACAAGATATTCAAGAATGTATTTGCAGACAGAAAAAACGCCCTGAATCTTCTGGGGAATTTTCTGCCTGCAAATATTCTGAACCGCCTGGACCTTAAGCAAATGGTCTATGAAAAGGACACCTTTGTTCAAAAACAACTGAAAGGCTACTACTCAGACCTCCTGGTCACCATCCCCCTGATAGATTCAGACGAGTCAGTGAAGGTGTATTTCCTTTTCGAGCATAAGAGTTTTTCTGATCCGGACTTGCCTTTGCAGCTACTACGCTATATTGTGGAGATATGGACCCATTACCGAAAACAGCACAAGCACGTTAAGCTGCCCTTAATAATTCCTCTGGTCGTCACCCATGCCGAGGGAAGCTGG contains these protein-coding regions:
- a CDS encoding DUF3368 domain-containing protein codes for the protein MQSAKQIRLAQDLSADLILLDEKSARSVASERSLRVAGLLGILDMAATKNMLNLKEAVQKLTRTNFRISPHLLSTLLNKHYAKY
- a CDS encoding Rpn family recombination-promoting nuclease/putative transposase; protein product: MSKIKQAHDKIFKNVFADRKNALNLLGNFLPANILNRLDLKQMVYEKDTFVQKQLKGYYSDLLVTIPLIDSDESVKVYFLFEHKSFSDPDLPLQLLRYIVEIWTHYRKQHKHVKLPLIIPLVVTHAEGSWKKARLSDVVDIPGEPFKAYLPDFEYLLFDCIQEDLNVYDLEVELKSLFMLWKYAHRPNFFEIVREVYRMLRQAYPEMEPRDFLIALAQYLYFTRGSEE